The following coding sequences are from one Diabrotica virgifera virgifera chromosome 2, PGI_DIABVI_V3a window:
- the LOC126880174 gene encoding uncharacterized protein LOC126880174, with product MQSDYLFKEIIIGNSADVLERYSLKLKIIGDLDPYTIQSSELDFTVHSINYCYNAIIDRLVESHSYYFKQQMKAYKSLQAHKSLHNWICFETFDVLMIFILLLER from the exons atgcaaagtgattacctatttaaggaaattattattggaaactccgcAGATGTTTTagaaag atattcattgaagctgaaaataattggagatttagatccatatacaattcagtcatcagaattggattttacagtgcATTCCATCAATTACTGTtataatgctattatagatagactggtagagtctcacagttactactttaagcagcagatgaaagcatacaaaagccttcaggcacataaaagccttcacaactggatttgttttgaaacatttgatgttttgatgatttttattttattgttggaaag gtga
- the LOC114334618 gene encoding uncharacterized protein LOC114334618 — protein MVKRSRCARFVNLTKGTTPDELIQHIQRFVPLVGDVEKIHIGEDYCLQLIFAYVIFKCHNDASRVVSRLNQTKWKNLCLNVEIIGPYLEYTGYHSEEEPDIQEGPAIKRIKREMDFKIIEDNLMDLYPSCPPCSPNYLPTSQCYSPTSPSYSPTSLRYPATSPVYRPSSPSFSPMSLNYTPTSPSYSPCSPSYTPRSPAYTPPAYNPRLEDNIEDLPISKL, from the coding sequence aTGGTAAAACGCTCAAGATGTGCCCGTTTTGTAAATTTAACCAAAGGCACAACCCCAGATGAACTAATACAACATATACAGAGATTTGTCCCTTTAGTAGGTGATGTCGAAAAGATTCATATAGGTGAGGATTACTGTTTACAGTTAATATTCGCATATGTCATATTTAAATGTCATAATGATGCATCAAGGGTGGTTAGTCGATTAAACCAGACTAAATGGAAGAATCTTTGCCTAAATGTTGAAATCATTGGCCCATATCTCGAATATACTGGGTATCATAGTGAAGAGGAACCTGACATTCAAGAAGGTCCCGCTATAAAAAGAATTAAGAGAGAAATGGATTTTAAAATAATAGAGGATAATTTAATGGATTTATATCCAAGTTGTCCACCATGTAGTCCAAATTATTTACCAACCAGTCAGTGTTATTCACCAACCAGTCCAAGTTATTCACCAACCAGCTTAAGGTATCCAGCAACCAGTCCAGTTTATCGACCATCCAGTCCAAGTTTTTCTCCAATGAGTCTAAATTATACACCAACCAGTCCAAGTTATTCACCATGCAGTCCAAGTTATACACCACGCAGTCCTGCGTATACACCACCAGCCTATAATCCAAGATTAGAGGATAATATAGAGGATTTACCTATATCCAAGTTATAG